The following coding sequences are from one Schizosaccharomyces osmophilus chromosome 1, complete sequence window:
- the mrpl39 gene encoding mitochondrial ribosomal protein subunit L33, producing MAKKQKARLLLKLLSSAGTGSFYVKSRPRTAPKLSFLKYDPKIQRRVLFEESKMK from the exons atggccaaaaagcaaaaagctCG TTTGCTATTGAAGCTTCTTTCCTCTGCTGGAACTGGTTCTTTTTATGTTAAATCAAGACCTCGTACAGCTCCAAAGCTCTCTTTTCTCAAATATGATCCAAA AATTCAAAGACGTGTCTTGTTTGAAGAAtctaaaatgaaataa
- the lac1 gene encoding sphingosine N-acyltransferase Lac1 — MTGSAMAGPNPETQSQRTLRNIPSTSAGSFLTMPRQSRGRRRFRSKSFVGRTAQKALQKSKQRTWIVPLILLTICIGWYILDPTRSPIRYGIFLSYPIPGTSPLQYGKGPLDLVFCLFYALVFSFTREFIMQEILEPLGKYYHIHNQAKLRRFEEQAYTFLYFSVMGTWGLHIMKQTPIWYFNTIAFWEEYPHLTHFASFKAFYLIEASYWIQQALVLSLQLEKPRKDFKELVMHHVLTLLLIGCSYLFHFTWIGLAVFITMDTSDILLAFTKCLNYLNVSFVYVSFLVFVVLWIYMRHYVSLKIIWAVLTTMGTVNEYKFDWSEQYFKCEFSQYGTAFLLISLQLVNLYWLFLILRIGYRAFTTKDTHDERSDDEEEYSPEPEGSDGKKEN; from the exons ATGACAGGGAGTGCAATGGCTGGACCAAACCCCGAAACTCAGTCGCAAAGGACTTTAAGAAAT ATTCCGAGCACGTCTGCGGGATCGTTTCTGACTATGCCTAGGCAATCCAGAGGAAGACGTCGCTTTCGATCCAAGTCGTTTGTTGGACGTACTGCCCAAAAGGCACTTCAAAagagtaaacaaagaacgTGGATCGTTCCACTAATTCTTCTTACTATTTGCATCGGATGGTATATATTGGATCCAACAAGAAGCCCGATTCGATACGGGATATTCTTAAGTTATCCGATTCCGGGCACAAGTCCCTTACAATATGGCAAAGGACCTTTAGATTTagtgttttgtttgttttatgCTTTGGTGTTTAGCTTTACCCGAGAGTTTATCATGCAAGAAATTTTGGAACCGTTGGGCAAATACTATCATATACACAACCAAGCGAAACTTCGCCGTTTCGAGGAGCAAGCTTACACCTTTCTCTACTTTAGCGTTATGGGTACTTGGGGCTTGCATATCATGAAGCAGACCCCCATTTGGTATTTCAACACAATTGCATTTTGGGAAGAGTATCCTCACCTTACTCACTTTGCCTCGTTTAAAGCATTTTATCTTATTGAAGCTTCCTATTGGATTCAACAGGCTCTAGTTTTGTCTTTGCAATTAGAAAAACCTAGAAAGGATTTCAAAGAACTCGTTATGCATCACGTTCTCACGTTGCTTTTGATTGGCTGCAGTTAtctctttcattttaccTGGATTGGTTTGGCAGTGTTCATTACCATGGACACGTCGGACATTCTGCTTGCCTTTACCAAGTGCCTAAATTACCTCAACGTGTCTTTTGTGTATGTatcctttttggttttcgtAGTTTTATGGATTTACATGCGCCACTATGTGAGCTTGAAAATTATCTGGGCTGTTTTGACAACCATGGGAACCGTCAATGAATATAAATTCGATTGGTCAGAACAATACTTTAAGTGTGAGTTTTCACAATACGGTACTGcctttttattaatatcgCTGCAACTTGTGAACCTTTACTGgttatttttaattcttcgCATCGGTTACAGAGCCTTTACCACTAAAGACACTCATGATGAAAGGAGCGACGACGAGGAGGAATACAGCCCGGAGCCAGAGGGTTCCGATGGTAAGAAGGAAAATTAG
- the mak5 gene encoding ATP-dependent RNA helicase Mak5, whose translation MPQKASLNELQWKEVTLPDRLDDYEGILDLEEIEGVDIQYNDKGGNLKEVTYELVDPSKKPKKEKRKIADEKAGTKGAKKPKVDSNKKETSSSEDQVDEGNEFAALASTEEDLEKNVDVSAWSKWHLSPEMLGSLSRVGFSTPTPIQSLVVPEATSGKDIVGKAATGSGKSLAFAIPIMEHCMNVIDTKQVQALVIAPTRELAHQLLEHFEKVKPDSNLRIMAITGGLAVQKQQRLLSKHPHIVIATPGRLWSVINDNNLTENFMKIKILVLDEADRLLQKSHFEDLQKLMDVLGNPKQTNRQTLIFSATLDNNLQQRLSKKVQTNSSTDETSPFENLLKQVKFLGQPAILDADPETTVATRVLEGLLECSPKEKDLYLYYILLRYPGKTMVFANGIDDIKRISPFLNELRVEAYPLHAQLDQKKRMQSLERFKNNPKGVLICTDVAARGIDVPNVSHVIHYHVPHTADMYIHRSGRTARANEDGVSILMCGPKELSQFKRLLFKLKRKLDEFPSFPVDMSLLGVLKPRVELSHKIADLTRKAGKLGREEAWLKAAAEELGVESSDEEDPDDPKQSSHSKRNNQVAQYRSELNYLLNQRIQTGFSGKYLTSGLTNMAEKLLNGQHHQNILGTDPVTALDVLRKKGKKQS comes from the exons ATGCCACAAAAAGCATCATTGAACGAACTGCAATGGAAAGAGGTGACTCTTCCTGATCGCCTAGATGACTATGAAGGTATTCTGGATTTGGAGGAAATTGAAGGCGTCGATATACAGTACAATGACAAAGGAGGAAATTTAAAGGAAGTTACCTATGAA CTTGTTGATCCATCAAAGAAAcccaaaaaagagaagcGTAAAATTGCTGATGAAAAAGCTGGCACAAAAGGTGCTAAGAAGCCCAAAGTGGattccaacaaaaaagaaacatctTCTTCCGAAGACCAAGTCGATGAGGGAAATGAATTTGCCGCCCTTGCTTCAactgaagaagatttaGAGAAGAATGTCGATGTCTCAGCTTGGTCGAAATGGCATCTGTCTCCTGAAATGCTGGGATCTTTGTCTCGCGTTGGATTTTCTACTCCTACCCCAATTCAATCACTTGTTGTTCCGGAAGCGACTTCTGGAAAAGATATTGTCGGTAAAGCCGCAACTGGTTCCGGTAAGAGTTTGGCGTTTGCGATTCCAATAATGGAACATTGTATGAACGTTATAGATACCAAGCAAGTTCAAGCTCTCGTAATAGCTCCCACGCGAGAGTTGGCCCATCAATTATTGGagcattttgaaaaggTCAAACCGGATTCAAATTTACGAATCATGGCTATCACTGGTGGTCTTGCCGTTCAAAAGCAACAACGTTTACTCAGTAAACATCCCCATATAGTGATTGCCACTCCAGGAAGATTGTGGTCGGTAATTAATGACAATAATTTAACAGaaaattttatgaaaattaaGATTCTTGTTCTCGATGAGGCCGACCGTCTGTTGCAGAAAAGccattttgaagatttgcAGAAGCTTATGGATGTATTGggaaatccaaaacaaacaaatcgaCAGACGCTAATTTTCTCTGCTACGTTGGATAATAATCTTCAACAGAGATTGAGCAAGAAAGTTCAGACCAACTCATCAACTGATGAAACAAGCCCTTTTG aaaatttattgaaacaGGTCAAGTTTTTGGGTCAGCCTGCGATTCTCGATGCAGATCCAGAAACAACGGTGGCCACTCGCGTTCTTGAAGGATTATTAGAGTGTTCTCCgaaggaaaaagatttgTATTTATATTATATACTTTTAAGATATCCCGGGAAAACGATGGTTTTTGCTAATGGTATTGACGACATCAAACGAATTTCTCCGTTCTTGAATGAGCTGAGAGTGGAAGCTTATCCATTACATGCTCAGTTGGATCAGAAGAAACGTATGCAGTCTTTGGAAAG GTTTAAAAATAATCCAAAAGGAGTTTTAATTTGTACAGACGTTGCTGCGCGTGGTATTGATGTACCAAATGTTTCTCATGTCATTCACTACCACGTCCCTCATACTGCTGATATGTATATTCATCGTAGTGGTCGTACGGCTCGTGCAAACGAAGACGGTGTTTCTATATTGATGTGTGGTCCTAAAGAATTGTCACAATTTAAGCGTCTTCTCTTCAAGTTGAAACGCAAATTAGACGAATTTCCGAGTTTTCCTGTTGACATGAGTCTCCTTGGAGTTTTAAAGCCTCGAGTCGAGTTATCACACAAAATTGCAGATCTTACTCGCAAGGCTGGAAAATTGGGACGAGAAGAAGCTTGGCTAAAAGCTGCTGCCGAAGAACTGGGCGTTGAAAGCtcagatgaagaagatccTGACGATCCAAA GCAATCTTCTCAtagtaaaagaaacaaccaAGTTGCTCAATATCGTTCCGAGCTAAACTACCTATTAAATCAACGGATTCAAACCGGTTTCTCCGGAAAATATTTGACAAGTGGCCTCACAAACATGGCTGAGAAATTACTAAATGGACAACACCATCAGAATATCCTTGGAACAGATCCTGTTACCGCTTTGGATGTTTTGAGgaaaaagggaaagaagcaatcttaa
- the emp46 gene encoding lectin family glycoprotein receptor Emp46: MTTLLLTVFISLASLVLASQPQQTFLDLHSSDYAIPLQWKWLGTVDIDQKTVYLTDKTFKTSDDRYGALWANTPLSEDRWQMQTSYVAHASEHEAVKFGLWYTNTPSSEGPICGSSDAWDGLLIEQEVDPTGKLVVRAILNDKSISMAQLSDPDLVAFAKCTFEGMSDKLVSTDLVYDEEDGLSLLINQQTCFSTKEVLLPKGYYLGFSSTTSSMKQNIALSNVNVFDSNHFITKQQHLFQSEHQGRQEAPVVQTHSEPTGNVESETIRALQADVQKLSSDASSLNQRLASLHVTTSNLLDRLNSLSNSQVSSERLQELENRFKSTLTSHSLNSESVSDRLTKFEKDLASNVAKSSSHVNFTNVLIVVILGVIVSYGVVLVRRERRRYKYL, encoded by the coding sequence ATGACGACGCTTCTTCTTACCGTGTTCATTTCTTTGGCTTCACTCGTTCTAGCTTCTCAGCCTCAGCAAACCTTTTTGGACCTCCATTCTTCCGATTATGCCATCCCTCTACAATGGAAATGGCTTGGTACTGTAGACATTGATCAAAAGACTGTCTATTTAACGgacaaaacttttaaaacCAGTGATGACAGGTATGGTGCTCTCTGGGCTAATACGCCTCTTTCAGAAGATAGATGGCAAATGCAAACATCTTATGTTGCCCATGCAAGCGAGCATGAAGCGGTAAAATTTGGACTTTGGTACACCAATACACCTAGTTCTGAAGGCCCTATTTGTGGCTCTTCTGATGCATGGGACGGTCTTTTGATTGAACAAGAAGTAGATCCTACCGGTAAGCTCGTTGTTCGTGCTATATTGAACGATAAATCGATTTCTATGGCTCAGTTATCTGATCCAGATCTGGTAGCATTTGCAAAATGCACTTTCGAGGGTATGTCCGATAAGCTTGTATCGACTGATTTGGTTTAtgacgaagaagatggTCTTTCATTACTCATCAACCAACAGACATGCTTCTCAACAAAAGAGGTTTTGTTGCCTAAAGGCTATTACCTTGGTTTCTCCTCCACAACATCCTCgatgaaacaaaatattgCCTTATCCAACGTCAACGTATTCGATTCTAATCATTTTATAACAAAACAACAGCATCTTTTCCAGTCTGAACATCAGGGACGCCAAGAAGCACCTGTCGTTCAAACACATTCCGAACCCACCGGCAACGTAGAATCGGAAACAATTCGTGCCTTGCAAGCTGATGTACAAAAGCTGTCGTCTGACGCGAGTTCCTTGAATCAAAGGCTAGCGAGCCTACATGTCACAACGTCCAATTTGTTGGATCGTCTAAACAGTCTTTCCAACAGTCAAGTCTCTAGCGAGAGACTTCAGGAACTTGAGAATCGTTTTAAAAGTACATTGACTTCCCATTCTCTCAATTCAGAGTCCGTTTCGGACCGTCTAaccaaatttgaaaaggatCTTGCAAGTAATGTCGCAAAGTCTTCTTCCCATGTTAATTTCACCAATGTCCTCATCGTTGTCATTCTTGGTGTCATAGTTTCCTATGGAGTTGTACTCGTTCGCCGAGAACGTCGTCGTTACAAGTACCTTTAA
- the kin1 gene encoding microtubule affinity-regulating kinase Kin1, with protein sequence MDNHIHGVPAVSSKRAEAMSALPKIKISDPSNRHPNLIDAFMQSPSHQTQPKSSVDPVGLPFSPQVSSSALGPKRSASARKPLPTSPNRSRDHGLRVPASAALIHSDDKSRERRKVIGNYILGKTIGAGSMGKVKVAHHIKTGEQVAIKIVLRQNPDSQKLKATSQEALKAAQSEKNREIRTVREAALSTLLRHPYICEARDVYITSSHYYIAFEFVDGGQMLDYIISHGKLKEKQARKFVRQIGSSLKYLHHNSIVHRDLKIENILISKNGDIKIIDFGLSNLYMRQSRLRTFCGSLYFAAPELLSAQPYIGPEVDIWSFGIVLYVLVCGKVPFDDQNMSALHAKIKKGAVEYPAYLSGDCKSLLSRMLVTDPLKRASLDEILTHPWMNRSYDGPPPSFAPERLPITLPLDQSIIKEMNGFDFGPPEKISRELTKVISSEAYQSLAKTGFYSGPISADKRKNFFEFRVRHATQDIENPILPSLSINSNIYDAFHPLISIYYLVLERQQYDKRGSWNRYVKTPVSSVPSSPIQTQSFSRSLPPMPELSDNRINSKGNEPNDDELSGITRKLSLIRGKHSPETQSHFSSPSTLEKKSSSIFRRFSSRRKPNRSSSSTRSSSSTLQISAPLEATQSPVVPRAKSSSKPPISYKNKAGNSGNIGRSTSVREGRYAGVDKMLNSPINDNTLTSGVPPAVQHNRLLNPRGASLGRGTVADATFKQKQVLNDTMGQSLGKHAEAKSQEKIDPIKPVFLKGLFSVSTTSTKNTESIQRDLIRVMGLLDIEYKEIKGGYSCIYRPQGNIPSTLPSTPSKANFNAPRRHPSNGSNFSTDSYGLVADNAQVGNTENLVPSVLTFEIYIVKVPILSLRGVSFHRISGNSWQYKTLASRILNELKL encoded by the coding sequence ATGGATAATCATATTCATGGGGTTCCCGCCGTCAGCTCCAAAAGAGCCGAGGCAATGAGTGCTCTCccgaaaatcaaaatttccGATCCTTCTAATCGTCACCCTAATCTAATTGATGCCTTCATGCAATCACCTTCTCATCAAACTCAGCCCAAGTCTTCCGTAGATCCCGTTGGCTTACCATTTTCGCCTCAAGTTTCCTCATCGGCGCTGGGTCCTAAACGCTCCGCATCTGCTCGCAAGCCATTACCCACATCTCCTAATCGCTCGAGGGATCATGGCCTTCGTGTTCCTGCTTCTGCCGCTCTTATTCATTCGGATGATAAATCTCGAGAACGAAGGAAGGTTATTGGGAATTACATACTTGGTAAAACCATCGGTGCTGGAAGTATgggaaaagtaaaagtcgCACATCACATAAAAACCGGGGAGCAAGTAGCCATAAAAATTGTATTACGACAGAACCCTGATAGTCAAAAATTAAAGGCCACCAGTCAGGAAGCCTTAAAGGCTGCTCAGTCTGAAAAAAACAGAGAAATTCGTACGGTTCGAGAAGCTGCCTTGTCAACACTGCTGCGACATCCATATATTTGTGAAGCAAGGGACGTTTACATTACAAGCAGCCACTATTACATTGCCTTTGAATTCGTCGATGGTGGTCAAATGCTTGACTATATTATATCTCATGGtaaactaaaagaaaagcaagcaCGTAAATTTGTCCGTCAAATTGGAAGTTCTTTAAAGTACTTGCACCATAATTCTATCGTTCATCGTGACttaaaaatagaaaacataCTCATATCGAAAAATGGCGATATCAAAATTATTGATTTTGGTCTTTCCAATTTGTACATGCGGCAGTCTAGGTTACGAACCTTTTGTGGTTCTTTATACTTTGCTGCTCCAGAACTTTTAAGTGCTCAACCTTATATTGGACCTGAGGTAGATATTTGGAGTTTTGGTATCGTACTATACGTTCTTGTTTGTGGGAAAGTACCTTTTGACGATCAGAACATGTCAGCATTGCATgctaaaataaaaaagggTGCTGTAGAGTATCCAGCATACCTTAGTGGTGACTGTAAAAGTTTACTTTCCCGAATGTTAGTTACTGATCCTTTGAAACGCGCCAGTTTAGATGAGATACTTACTCATCCTTGGATGAATCGTAGTTATGATGGTCCTCCGCCATCATTTGCTCCAGAAAGATTGCCTATTACTTTACCATTGGACCAATCCATAATCAAGGAAATGAATggttttgattttggtCCGCCGGAGAAAATAAGTCGCGAACTCACTAAGGTTATTAGTAGTGAAGCTTACCAATCGTTAGCTAAAACAGGTTTTTACTCTGGTCCTATATCTGCTgataaaaggaaaaacttttttgaatttcgGGTCCGCCATGCTACGCAAGACATCGAGAATCCGATTTTACCTTCCCTTTCTATAAATTCAAATATATACGATGCTTTCCATCCTTTAATATCGATATACTATCTCGTTTTAGAAAGGCAACAATACGACAAGCGTGGAAGTTGGAATAGATATGTGAAAACCCCAGTCTCTAGCGTTCCGTCTTCACCTATACAAACACAAAGTTTTAGTCGATCACTTCCTCCTATGCCTGAACTTTCCGACAATAGGataaattcaaaaggaaatgaacCTAATGATGATGAGCTATCAGGTATAACACGAAAGTTATCTCTTATTCGAGGCAAGCATTCTCCTGAGACCCAATCACACTTCTCTTCTCCCTCTACTTTGGAGAAGAAGTCATCGAGTATATTCCGAAGATTCTCTAGCCGCCGCAAACCAAATAGATCTTCGAGTTCTACACgatcttcttcttctactCTTCAAATAAGTGCTCCTCTTGAAGCCACTCAATCTCCAGTTGTTCCCCGAGCAAAATCGAGCTCCAAACCACCCATTtcttacaaaaataaagcaggAAATTCCGGAAATATTGGACGCTCAACTTCTGTTCGTGAAGGAAGGTATGCTGGGGTCGACAAAATGTTAAATTCGCCTATTAACGATAACACTCTAACCAGTGGGGTCCCACCAGCTGTTCAACACAATAGGTTATTGAATCCGAGAGGTGCATCTTTAGGTCGTGGCACAGTTGCTGATGCCACATTTAAGCAAAAACAGGTTTTGAATGATACGATGGGTCAATCTCTTGGCAAACATGCTGAAGCGAAATcgcaagaaaaaatagatCCAATCAAACCAGTTTTCTTAAAAGGCTTATTTAGTGTTTCAACAACCTCTACAAAAAATACAGAAAGTATACAACGTGATTTGATACGCGTTATGGGACTGTTGGATATCGAGTATAAGGAAATTAAAGGCGGATATTCTTGTATTTACAGACCTCAAGGTAATATTCCTAGTACTCTTCCTTCTACGCCTTCTAAAGCCAATTTCAATGCTCCTCGTCGTCATCCGTCTAATGGATCAAATTTCTCAACAGATTCCTACGGACTCGTGGCGGATAATGCACAAGTAGGCAATACTGAAAATTTAGTACCATCCGTCCTTACGTTTGAAATTTATATTGTGAAAGTACCTATTTTATCTTTGAGAGGTGTTTCATTTCACCGTATTAGTGGAAATTCTTGGCAATACAAAACTTTGGCCAGTCGAATACTTAATGAATTAAAGCTTTAA
- the rpl2502 gene encoding 60S ribosomal protein L25: MSVGKAQGAQKAVQKGIHNKVARKVRTSTTFRRPKTLQLSRKPKYARKSVAHAPRLDEFKIIDNPINSESAMKKIEDDNTLVFCVHMRANKNTIKSAVKKLYDVDAVKINTMVRPNGTKKAFVKLSAEADALDVANRIGFL; this comes from the exons ATGAGCGTTGGCAAAGCACAAGGAGCACAAAAGGCCGTTCAAAAGGGCATTCACAACAAGGTTGCTCGTAAGGTTCGTACCTCTACGACCTTCCGTAG ACCTAAAACTCTTCAGCTTTCTCGCAAGCCCAAGTATGCCCGCAAGAGCGTTGCTCACGCTCCTCGTCTTGACGAATTCAAGATCATTGACAACCCCATCAACTCCGAGTCTGCCATGAAGAAGATTGAGGACGATAACACCCTTGTCTTCTGCGTTCACATGCGGGCTAACAAGAACACCATCAAGAGTGCCGTCAAGAAGTTGTATGACGTTGATGCTGTCAAGATCAACACCATGGTTCGTCCCAATGGTACCAAAAAGGCATTCGTTAAGCTCTCTGCTGAAGCCGATGCTCTCGACGTCGCTAACCGCATTGGATTCCTTTAA
- the leu3 gene encoding 2-isopropylmalate synthase Leu3, whose product MSANFEKIAHVARGMLKDPSKKYKPFQGVHLPNRQWPGRVITKAPRWLSTDLRDGNQALPDPMNGEEKLRYFKLLCNLGFKEIEVGFPSASQTDFAFVRHLVETPGLIPDDVTISALSPSRDHLITRTIEALRGSKNATLHLYNAVSPLFRDVVFRNSKQETLELAKKGAKAVTMATKHAAESTPTNWGFQYSPETFSDAEPDFSLEVCEAVKSIWKPTLAKPIIFNLPATVEMSTPNTYADLIEYFSTQISEREKVCVSLHPHNDRGTAVAAAELGQLAGADRVEGCLFGNGERTGNVDLVTLAFNLYTQGVYPNLDFSKLDEVIRITEACNKINVHPRHPYAGNLVFTAFSGSHQDAISKGLRAYDDRKDVDPTWKVPYLPLDPHDVNSEYAAIIRVNSQSGKGGVAYLLKTNRGLDLPRALQVEFGAVVKDYSDNKGKELTIGEISDLFNTTYLLEFPGRFSLNDYTLSSNGPRSKSISCVVDVKGKNAGRCVIEGSGNGPMSAVVDALRRQFNIAFDIGQYSEHAIGSGNSVKAASYVEVKFNNTSFWGVGIDDDVTSSGLKAVMSAISRAATEGAK is encoded by the coding sequence ATGAGCGCCAATTTCGAAAAGATCGCTCACGTTGCTAGAGGGATGCTGAAGGATCCCTCCAAAAAGTACAAGCCTTTCCAGGGCGTGCATTTGCCTAACCGACAATGGCCTGGCCGTGTTATTACCAAGGCTCCTCGCTGGCTATCCACCGATTTGCGTGATGGCAACCAAGCTTTGCCTGATCCCATGAATGGCGAGGAAAAGTTAAGGTACTTTAAGCTTCTGTGCAACCTTGGTTTTAAGGAAATTGAAGTCGGATTTCCCAGTGCTTCTCAGACAGATTTCGCTTTTGTTCGCCATTTGGTTGAAACTCCTGGTTTGATTCCTGACGACGTCACTATTTCTGCTTTGTCACCTTCTCGTGATCATTTGATCACTCGTACTATTGAAGCTCTGCGAGGCTCCAAGAATGCTACTTTGCATTTGTACAATGCTGTCTCACCTTTGTTTCGTGACGTCGTTTTCCGCAACTCAAAGCAAGAAACTTTGGAACTTGCAAAGAAGGGTGCAAAGGCCGTCACGATGGCTACGAAGCATGCTGCCGAGTCTACCCCAACGAACTGGGGATTCCAATACTCACCTGAAACATTTTCCGATGCCGAACCTGATTTCTCTCTAGAAGTTTGTGAGGCTGTGAAATCGATCTGGAAACCCACTCTCGCAAAACCCATTATCTTTAACTTGCCTGCTACTGTCGAAATGTCTACCCCTAATACATATGCCGATTTAATTGAATACTTCTCCACACAGATCAGCGAGCGTGAAAAGGTTTGCGTATCTCTTCATCCCCACAATGACCGTGGTACTGCTGTAGCTGCTGCCGAACTTGGCCAATTAGCTGGTGCTGATCGTGTTGAGGGTTGTTTGTTTGGCAATGGTGAACGTACCGGTAACGTTGACTTGGTGACCTTGGCATTCAATTTGTATACCCAAGGAGTTTATCCAAACTTGGACTTTTCCAAGTTGGATGAAGTAATTCGCATCACGGAAGCTTGTAACAAGATCAACGTCCATCCTCGTCATCCTTATGCTGGTAACCTTGTTTTTACTGCCTTCTCCGGCTCTCATCAAGACGCTATTTCCAAGGGTTTGAGAGCTTATGACGATCGCAAGGACGTTGACCCTACTTGGAAGGTACCATACTTACCTTTGGATCCCCACGACGTGAACTCTGAATATGCTGCTATCATCCGTGTCAACTCTCAGTCTGGCAAGGGCGGTGTTGCCTATTTGCTGAAGACCAACCGTGGTCTTGACTTGCCTCGTGCCTTGCAAGTTGAGTTTGGTGCGGTTGTGAAGGATTATAGTGACAACAAGGGTAAGGAATTGACCATTGGTGAGATCAGCGACTTGTTCAACACCACTTACCTCCTTGAATTCCCTGGTCGCTTCTCCTTGAATGACTATACCTTGAGCAGCAACGGACCTCGCAGCAAGTCTATTAGCTGCGTGGTTGATGTTAAGGGAAAGAATGCCGGTCGCTGTGTGATTGAAGGTAGTGGCAACGGTCCGATGTCTGCAGTTGTGGATGCCTTGCGTCGCCAATTCAATATTGCATTTGATATTGGACAATACTCAGAACATGCTATTGGATCTGGAAATTCAGTTAAGGCAGCTTCTTACGTGGAAGTCAAATTTAACAACACTTCTTTCTGGGGTGTTGGTATTGATGACGACGTTACTTCCTCTGGTTTGAAGGCTGTTATGTCGGCAATTAGCCGTGCTGCTACGGAAGGTGCAAAGTAA